From the Pirellulales bacterium genome, one window contains:
- a CDS encoding DVUA0089 family protein, whose amino-acid sequence MKTPAPVLFSQLARFDVMSQVLIRAGILCALAVTSSSMKAALVVDGSIFEVLNSSGTRIGSTVDHWRFKVNSPGVVTIDVLSWEVDFQDWDSDLNYLEVFDVNGDGEIAFFDSVIWLFNDDGVLDAGDAIATNDDSGSTFGDGSIITYDSYLSLNLAAGNYVLAIGAFSLDVNEAIAGLNNSTQFPWTANGVSNPTPNIDHGDYRITWTGDLAITGSPHASIPESSSLLCCGIVALGLLVRTCSRKRLAIGFPLVSNR is encoded by the coding sequence GTGAAAACGCCCGCACCTGTTCTCTTCTCTCAGCTTGCCAGGTTTGACGTCATGTCTCAGGTCTTGATTCGCGCCGGGATTCTCTGCGCACTGGCTGTGACGTCGAGTTCGATGAAAGCCGCCCTCGTCGTTGACGGCAGCATCTTCGAGGTGCTCAATTCTTCGGGCACGCGCATTGGGAGCACCGTCGACCATTGGCGCTTCAAGGTCAATAGCCCGGGGGTCGTCACGATCGACGTCCTTTCGTGGGAGGTTGATTTCCAGGATTGGGATTCGGATTTGAATTATTTGGAAGTGTTCGACGTAAACGGCGACGGAGAGATTGCATTCTTCGATTCCGTGATTTGGCTGTTCAACGACGACGGCGTTCTCGACGCGGGGGATGCGATTGCTACCAACGACGATTCCGGCAGCACGTTTGGAGACGGCTCGATCATCACTTACGATTCCTATCTCAGCCTCAATCTCGCTGCAGGAAACTACGTGTTGGCTATTGGCGCGTTCTCCTTGGATGTGAATGAAGCGATTGCCGGGCTCAACAATTCGACCCAATTTCCTTGGACGGCGAACGGCGTGAGCAATCCCACGCCGAATATCGACCACGGCGATTACCGAATCACCTGGACCGGCGATCTGGCCATTACCGGCTCTCCGCACGCGAGCATTCCGGAATCGAGTTCGCTGCTGTGCTGCGGGATCGTGGCCTTGGGGCTGCTGGTCCGAACGTGTTCGAGGAAGCGGCTGGCGATCGGGTTTCCCTTGGTCAGCAACCGTTGA
- a CDS encoding DUF4105 domain-containing protein, translated as MDSLLTALMVFAGVAILLWTAGAIYFDLVGASTSGRLAAIAWVGAWLAAFALWQPPGRPLLLLAAAFVALVAWWFRQRPSQQRNWDPHFARVARAAVDRDLVTIENVRNSEYHGLGDATARFETRCYRLSELCGIDALILAWGSPWMSHPMFVFDFGPDGRLCISVEVRYRVGQKFSLLRSLYRQQELAYVLADERDAILRRTKFLAGHDLFLYKLQADDLAMRQFFLEYLVAVNRLAVEPRWYHGLTTNCTTSVYAQGRGHIRWSWRMLLNGRLDELLYERGLFDRRLPFARLKELSRINDVANEAPTDGFGDYLRSRVPGYAQTASTAADGKGSSSRLQ; from the coding sequence ATGGATTCTCTGTTAACGGCCTTGATGGTCTTTGCCGGCGTTGCGATCCTCCTCTGGACGGCCGGGGCGATTTACTTCGATCTCGTCGGGGCGTCGACGTCGGGCAGATTGGCGGCGATCGCGTGGGTCGGCGCCTGGTTGGCCGCGTTCGCGCTATGGCAGCCCCCGGGGCGGCCGTTGCTGCTGCTGGCGGCGGCGTTCGTCGCGCTGGTCGCGTGGTGGTTCCGCCAACGACCGTCGCAACAGCGAAACTGGGATCCCCACTTCGCCCGCGTCGCACGGGCCGCGGTCGACCGCGATCTCGTGACGATCGAGAACGTCCGCAATTCCGAGTACCACGGTCTGGGAGACGCGACGGCCCGGTTCGAGACGCGCTGTTATCGGCTCTCCGAGTTGTGCGGGATCGACGCCTTGATACTCGCCTGGGGCTCGCCCTGGATGAGCCATCCCATGTTCGTGTTCGATTTCGGCCCTGACGGCCGGCTTTGCATTTCGGTCGAGGTCCGCTATCGCGTCGGACAGAAGTTCAGTCTCCTGCGGAGTCTCTATCGGCAGCAGGAGCTCGCGTACGTCCTCGCCGACGAGCGCGACGCGATCCTTCGCCGGACGAAGTTTCTGGCGGGGCACGACCTGTTTCTCTACAAGCTTCAGGCGGACGATCTGGCGATGCGGCAGTTCTTCTTGGAATACCTCGTCGCCGTCAATCGGTTGGCCGTCGAGCCGCGGTGGTACCACGGGCTGACGACCAATTGCACGACCAGCGTTTACGCCCAGGGCCGGGGGCACATCCGCTGGAGCTGGCGAATGCTCCTCAACGGCCGGCTCGACGAGCTGCTTTACGAGCGAGGACTCTTCGATCGACGGTTGCCGTTTGCGCGTCTGAAGGAACTGAGCCGAATCAACGACGTTGCGAACGAGGCTCCGACCGACGGGTTCGGCGATTATTTGCGCAGTCGCGTGCCGGGCTACGCCCAGACGGCCTCGACGGCAGCCGACGGGAAGGGGTCTAGCAGTCGGTTGCAATAG